TTCCCTGAGTCTAATGCCGATGTGGGTTCGTCCATAATTACCAATGGACTATCCTGATGAATAAATGCCCTCGCCAAGCCTAAACGCTGTTTCTGCCCACCAGAGAAATTGTCTCCCTTCTCACTTAAGAAAGTTTCATAAGACAGAGGCAAACGTTCAATATCTTCATTCACTCCCGCCATAGAGGCTGCATGACGAATATCCAGTTCCGTGGCCCCGTCCATAGCTAATTTAATATTCTCGCCTACTGTACCTGTGAACAAGAATATTGATTGACTAACGTATACGGACTTATTGATTGCTGATCTGAATTCGCCACTAGTAGGTTGGTAAAGTCCAGAGCATATTTTCGAAAATGTCGATTTACCCGAACCGCTACTTCCTATAACAATAACTTTTTCTCTTTTTTTCAACTCAAAATTGATATGTTCTAGAATCGTTTGTTCACTATTTTGAGGCTGATAAGAGACATCTCTCATAAAGATTATCGTATCTTCATGAATTGGTTTCCTATCATCCGAGTGAACGGTTTCGTTCTCATTTGTGCTTCTTTTTGTATTTAAAAACTTATTAATGCGTTGAAAGGCTCCTACTCCTTCTTGTAAACGACTATACTGATCAGACAACCCGATTACGGGCCATATCACTAATTCAAATAGAACGCTGAATGTCACTATGGCTCCTGGCGTTAACGTATTTCTGGAAGCCGCAATAGCTATAAAGATCAGAGCGGTTACATACACGAGCTGAAAACTTCTTTCCGTAAAAATCCGACTCATTGCGTTGGACATGGCAAGCTTCGTTTGGGATTGGTTAAGTGTTCCTCTTTGTTCCATAAACTGTTTGAGGTAAAGAGATTTTGCACCATACATTCTGATGACTGGCAAACCTTGAATAAATTCTTGTGATGTTTCTCTTAACTTTGTTTCATCTTCCTGTACACGACTAGCCTGATATCGAATCCTCCGATCAAATATACGACCAATCAGAAAAAGAACCGGGGAACCCACTGCCCCCAACAATGCCAATACCAGATCAATCCTAATTAAGTAAACAAAAGATAAGATAATGAGCAACAACACGGTGATAAATTCAATTATAGCTTCAATAATTTGCGAACCATGTTCAATATCCTCTTTTAAACGTGAAGTGAGCTCGCCAGAATGATATTTCTTTATTTCTTCATAAGGCATATGATTTAGTACTGCAAACAACTTCAACGTTAAATCACGA
This window of the Paenibacillus marchantiae genome carries:
- a CDS encoding ABC transporter ATP-binding protein, which gives rise to MELRFSTRQTVSLIWSYTKKYGILLVFLPFLMLVDVIFEVGVAKIQGLFIDTATSSTKEHLFYLVQIVVALLVAGILLLAVHRHIIVKILGYVHRDLTLKLFAVLNHMPYEEIKKYHSGELTSRLKEDIEHGSQIIEAIIEFITVLLLIILSFVYLIRIDLVLALLGAVGSPVLFLIGRIFDRRIRYQASRVQEDETKLRETSQEFIQGLPVIRMYGAKSLYLKQFMEQRGTLNQSQTKLAMSNAMSRIFTERSFQLVYVTALIFIAIAASRNTLTPGAIVTFSVLFELVIWPVIGLSDQYSRLQEGVGAFQRINKFLNTKRSTNENETVHSDDRKPIHEDTIIFMRDVSYQPQNSEQTILEHINFELKKREKVIVIGSSGSGKSTFSKICSGLYQPTSGEFRSAINKSVYVSQSIFLFTGTVGENIKLAMDGATELDIRHAASMAGVNEDIERLPLSYETFLSEKGDNFSGGQKQRLGLARAFIHQDSPLVIMDEPTSALDSGKEQIIIDALENFLQNKAAILITHRLNLIPLADRIIVMEDGRISEDGTHDELMKLNGKYRTLHDLQYSFEDVTKERG